The following coding sequences are from one Saprospiraceae bacterium window:
- a CDS encoding type I restriction endonuclease subunit R produces the protein MTKEIQIEVSLITKLTDLKYMHRADIRDKASLEKNFREKFQALNRVNLTDSEFERLFKEIINPDVFASSKRLREINTFTREDGTPLHYTLVNIKDWCKNEFEVINQLRISTSNSHHRYDVILLINGIPVVQIELKSLEVSPRKGMEQIVDYKSDPGNGYTNSLLCFMQMFIVSNRSNTFYFANNNSVHFSFNADEQFLPIYQYASEDNKKITHLDDFSEKFLSKCALSQMISKYMVLVASEQKLMVMRPYQIYAVKAIVNSIQEHKGNGYIWHTTGSGKTLTSFKASTLLKDNPNIEKCLFVVDRKDLDRQTREEFNKFQEGCVEENTNTETLVRRMLSEDKANKVIVTTIQKLGIILDENSKRNRLKSDKGMATLKERLEPLRSRRIVFIFDECHRSQFGDNHDAIVDFFPNAQLFGFTGTPIFDDNAIYKQVEGEVGSYKTTADIFKNRLHSYTITHAIDDRNVLRFHIDFFKPENNVTIGSLEHKKAVANTILKKHDSATDGKHFNAILATASINDAIEYYELFKDMQAVKANEDESFLPLNITCVFSPPAQLIAKEGDKESQKNAADIKQLQDDLAQEKADNKVEPEKKKKALEAIISDYNKQYGTNHRITEFDLYYQDVQQRIKFQQFSNADYPRKNKIDLVIVVDMLLTGFDSKYLNTLYVDKNLKFHGLIQAFSRTNRILNDTKPYGNILDFRQQQAEVDRAIALFSGERVTERAKEIWLVEPAPKVIEKYQEAVKAMEKWMEDKNMVSEPQEVYNIKGDAARVEFINRFKEVQRLKTQLDQYTDLNEEQKAKIENLMPEEQLRSFRSSYLEIAKQLKEIQQKEGDKAPENIQQLDFEFVLFASSVVDYDYIMNLIAKYTQGIPKKQKMTRDQLIGVLSSSANLMEEREDIIDYIKKLEVGKALNEREIKDGYQAFKEEKIAKKLAEIAQHNGLEFSALHQFTNAIISRMIFDADKLSELFETLDLGWKERTKRELALMEELVPVLRKKAEGREISGLKAYNV, from the coding sequence ATGACAAAAGAGATACAAATAGAAGTTAGTTTGATTACCAAATTGACTGACCTGAAATACATGCACAGGGCAGACATTCGGGACAAGGCTTCGCTTGAAAAGAATTTCCGTGAGAAGTTTCAAGCCTTGAATCGTGTAAACTTGACTGATTCAGAATTTGAAAGACTATTTAAGGAAATCATAAATCCAGACGTTTTTGCTTCATCAAAACGACTGAGAGAAATCAACACCTTTACCCGTGAAGACGGCACGCCTTTGCATTACACGTTGGTAAATATCAAAGATTGGTGCAAAAACGAATTTGAAGTAATCAATCAATTACGCATCAGTACAAGCAACAGCCATCACCGTTATGATGTGATTTTGCTAATAAACGGAATTCCCGTTGTGCAAATTGAATTGAAAAGTTTGGAGGTTAGCCCACGAAAAGGCATGGAGCAAATTGTGGACTACAAGAGTGACCCGGGCAACGGCTACACAAATTCATTGCTTTGCTTTATGCAAATGTTTATTGTGAGCAACCGTTCAAACACATTTTATTTTGCAAATAATAACTCTGTACATTTCAGTTTTAATGCTGACGAACAGTTTTTGCCTATCTATCAATATGCCAGTGAGGACAACAAGAAAATCACACACTTAGACGATTTCTCTGAAAAGTTTTTGAGCAAATGCGCACTAAGCCAAATGATTAGCAAATACATGGTATTGGTGGCAAGCGAACAAAAATTGATGGTCATGCGACCATATCAGATTTATGCGGTGAAGGCAATTGTCAATTCTATTCAGGAACACAAAGGCAACGGCTACATTTGGCATACAACAGGAAGTGGAAAAACGCTGACTTCTTTCAAAGCATCTACCCTGCTCAAAGACAACCCGAATATTGAAAAATGTTTGTTTGTGGTTGACCGTAAAGACCTTGACCGACAAACCCGTGAGGAATTCAATAAGTTTCAGGAAGGTTGTGTTGAAGAAAACACCAACACAGAAACTTTGGTAAGACGAATGCTTTCAGAAGACAAGGCTAATAAGGTTATAGTAACCACGATCCAAAAATTAGGAATAATTCTAGATGAAAATAGTAAGAGAAACAGGCTAAAGTCTGATAAAGGTATGGCGACCTTAAAAGAACGTTTAGAACCTTTAAGAAGTAGGCGGATTGTTTTCATTTTTGACGAATGTCATCGTTCGCAATTCGGAGATAATCATGATGCCATTGTAGATTTTTTTCCGAATGCACAGCTATTTGGATTCACTGGAACGCCCATTTTCGATGATAACGCTATTTACAAGCAAGTAGAAGGTGAAGTAGGTTCTTATAAAACTACAGCGGATATTTTCAAAAACCGCCTTCATTCATACACCATAACCCATGCAATAGATGATAGAAATGTGTTACGTTTTCATATTGACTTTTTCAAGCCTGAGAATAATGTAACTATTGGAAGCTTGGAACATAAAAAGGCAGTTGCGAATACTATTTTGAAAAAGCATGATTCTGCAACAGATGGTAAACATTTCAACGCAATATTGGCAACAGCATCTATCAATGATGCTATTGAGTATTACGAACTATTCAAAGACATGCAAGCTGTTAAAGCGAATGAAGATGAAAGCTTCCTTCCTTTAAATATTACTTGTGTGTTTTCTCCTCCTGCACAGCTAATTGCCAAGGAAGGGGATAAAGAGAGCCAGAAGAATGCAGCTGATATTAAACAGTTGCAAGATGATTTGGCACAAGAAAAAGCCGACAACAAAGTTGAACCTGAAAAGAAGAAAAAAGCACTGGAAGCCATCATCAGCGATTACAACAAGCAGTATGGCACCAACCATAGAATCACTGAATTTGACTTGTATTACCAGGATGTTCAGCAACGTATAAAATTTCAGCAATTCAGCAATGCCGACTATCCACGCAAAAATAAAATTGATTTGGTGATAGTGGTGGATATGTTGCTCACGGGCTTTGACAGTAAATATTTGAATACATTGTATGTTGACAAGAATCTGAAATTTCACGGACTGATTCAGGCTTTCAGCCGAACCAACCGCATTTTGAATGACACCAAACCTTATGGCAATATTTTAGATTTCCGCCAACAACAAGCCGAAGTTGACAGAGCTATTGCTCTATTCAGCGGAGAAAGGGTGACAGAACGAGCCAAAGAAATTTGGTTGGTTGAACCTGCACCGAAGGTTATTGAAAAATACCAAGAAGCGGTTAAGGCAATGGAAAAGTGGATGGAAGATAAAAACATGGTATCCGAACCGCAGGAAGTTTACAACATCAAGGGTGATGCTGCACGAGTAGAGTTTATCAATCGCTTTAAAGAAGTACAACGATTGAAAACGCAGCTTGACCAATATACCGACCTGAACGAAGAACAGAAGGCAAAGATTGAAAACCTGATGCCCGAAGAGCAATTGCGTTCGTTCCGCAGTTCTTATTTAGAAATTGCAAAACAACTCAAAGAAATACAGCAAAAAGAAGGCGACAAAGCACCAGAAAACATTCAGCAATTGGATTTTGAATTTGTGTTGTTTGCTTCTTCGGTGGTGGATTATGATTACATCATGAACCTGATTGCCAAATACACACAAGGCATACCGAAAAAGCAGAAAATGACCCGTGACCAACTGATTGGTGTGTTGAGTAGCAGTGCCAACCTGATGGAAGAACGGGAAGATATTATTGACTACATCAAAAAACTGGAAGTTGGCAAAGCACTAAACGAGCGGGAAATAAAAGACGGCTATCAAGCATTCAAGGAAGAAAAGATTGCTAAAAAATTAGCTGAGATAGCACAGCATAACGGTTTGGAATTTTCAGCATTGCACCAATTTACAAATGCCATCATTAGCCGAATGATTTTTGATGCTGACAAACTAAGTGAACTCTTTGAAACTTTGGATT